The nucleotide sequence ATATCGATACTCAAAAAACAGGATTATATGTCCAGTATGAACTACTCTCATTATTCCTTTCTCTTTACAAAACATTAAACTCTAACAGAACTTTGCTACTCAACGGAAACAAGGCTTGGATTCTAAAGCAAATTTATTTTCTCTTGGCAGGCATGTTCACCTATGACGAACTCACCAAACTCTTTTGGTTTAACCCGTCATCATTTGAAAATGAAGGCCAGTACACACTGATTGGAATAGTCCTTGGCCTCGCCATCTACAACAACTGCATCTTGGATGTTCACTTTCCAATGGTGGTCTACAGGAAGCTAATGGGCAAGAAAGGAACTTTCAGGGATCTTGCCGATGCCAACCCTGTAAGTATCCAGTTATCCATTatcaaaggcattttttttatttaccaccaggcttcatttttcttgttttgtccaGATTCTCTACCAAAGCTTAAAGGAGCTTTTAGAGTATACAGGTAGCGTGGAGGAGGACATGATGATCACTTTCCAGATTTCTCAGACAGATCTCTTCGGTAATCCACTCATGTATGATTTACGGGAAAATGGGGATAAAATTCCAGTGACAAATGAAAATCGAAAGGTAAGCCAAGCAAGCCCATGATCTTTTAACACTCGGACTGGGAGAACAATTCCTTTTGCTGTTTGTGTACAGGAATTTGTGGCTCAGTATGCAGAATACATGCTAAACAAAAGTGTGGAGAAGCAGTTCAAAGCATTCAGGAGAGGTTTTCATATGGTCACCAACGAGTCACCACTCAAGTACCTCTTCAGGCCTGAAGAAATAGAACTACTTATATGTGGAAGCAGGGTAAGACCACGTCAAATGGATATTATTCGACTCAATAGCCACTTCATTAGGAACAGCTGCACCATCCAATCATGAGTTCATCAAAATGTAGTTGTACTTTGCTTTTCTCAATACTAGTTTGCATCAGAGTGAAATTGTGCAGTTGAGTCTATGGGAGTGGCTGCTGAAGTTATACATAGGATGCACTGTGTACATTagtgttccttttttttccctgtccaGAACCTAGATTTCCTGGCATTAGAAGACACAACCGAATATGATGGAGGCTACAACAGAGATTGTCGAATAATTAagtaagaaaatgtcatttctaaacataaacacacacacacacacactaatttaaacatttgaaccaatttaaaaaaatgtaaggaaCAAATAACACGATGAGTTAAAACTCACAGtcacaagttgtttttttgtgtgtggagaTGATCAACACAGTCCTACTTAAATATACTGTTTCCTGTCTTTTCAGttgtaaatataaaacaatataaatataaaagcaaacaaattattgtttttttaatcaaatgcaaaaaaaatcacgatGTCGGATTTTTCACTAAAATTTAGGCATAaacacctgagaaaaaaaaggactaaatttgttttcaaatacattttaaaatacagtgaGATGTtgtaatttttccttttttgtttacAATGTGCATACTTTTTCTTATTAATTTAGATTGAGACTGTTCATCTTTATTTGAAAATGATGCCGGTGACTAAATCTCGAGGACCAACTTTAAACACCCATTAATATGAACTTTGATAACTCAAAAGAGATGTAAAATTGGGTCTACTTGTGCACATATCCCAATACTGTGGCCTGAAGTTATTgacttttcctcctttttttgggTGTTCGGTTCTGTAATTAGGGAGTTTTGGGAGACATTGCACTCTTTTGGAGAGGAACAGAAGCGCCTCTTCCTCCAGTTCACCACAGGCACTGACAGAGCACCCGTTGGTGGGCTAGGCAAACTGAAGATGATTATTGCCAAGAACGGGCCAGACACCGATCGGTGAGTCACAATTCTAATATATAAAGAAAGCTGTTAAAGGAGAGGGGCAAACAGGTGAATCATCGAATTATTGGtggaaaaaaacctgaaatgttgGTTTCAGGCCATATTACCCAGGCCTAAGAAAAATACTATAGCATACTGATGAGCAAAACAACCTGTCACAGACCTTTAGATATGTATAAAAGGTTTGAACAGCTTACCTTATGATACACTTCCACAATTAGCTCCTgcttatgttgtattttttccccgcaACAGGCTGCCAACATCTCACACTTGCTTTAATGTCCTACTGCTGCCAGAATACAGCAGCAAGGAAAAGCTGAGGGAGCGACTGCTGAAAGCCATCACCTATGCCAAAGGGTTTGGCATGCTCTAAGGCTAAGCCCATCCCCCAGACCCCCCTCCTTACCAGCACAATACCACTCTTACCACCACCTGTTCCAAAAACTCTGCAAATAGACTCTTCTCACCTCATCTAGCTCTGCCCCTCCCctcttaaaaagacaaaaaaaaaacccagaaaagaaaataatgaaatcCGACACAATGTAAGTGACTGCGGGAGGAAGTAAGTCTTTCTACTGTATGTGCCTGCATTATCAAGCTTCATAATATTTCAATGTAAGCACAGAGGTTTCCTGATCAAAGTACTCACACCCACTTGACATGGGTGTGCTTCTGCCTCACTGCTTACTTTTTTATGTACAGATATGatgatttttctatttattttaggtTTAATTAGTTTTTGCCCCATCCAGCagtgaaaaaaaaggttattcttCTCTGAAGAATGGGACAACAAGTCATTCTAATCCAGGGCTATTGAACAAAAAGTTGTCCAGTAGAACATTGTAGGAGAAAGTAAAAGAAgaataaatgaaacaaaatagaGTAGCCTTTCCTGGATTATGAATTGTCCCATTGTGGGATTAATAAAGGTTTATTCCATTCTTATTCATGCTcttcttaaagaaaaaaacaaaacaaaaaagcttaACATTGCACActcaaaactgtttttattttttttattttaccccactctaaaaaaaaaacgttttttttttctgtgatcaGACTGAGATCATGAACATGTCAGAGCTGTGTAAGTGCACTtagacttttttccccccaccccagaatgttttttttgttttgtcttgggCCTGCAGGTCACCATGATTGTCTGAAACATTTTTAGTTACCATGTCTTCCTTTGTTGACAATACtactaattaaataaaaaaaaacagtatttatataGCAGCACGTTTATAATTATCAAGTTGGACCAGTGTACTTTATACAGTCTACTGATTGGCTGAAACCCACAGGGTATTTTGCATCATCTATTTCTGCCgtaaattcatttgaaaatttGGCCTTTGAACATGCTGGGAATAAACATGAAATGAATCTCTTAAGTTTTATCAAGAAACTTTTATCTCAGCTCCCATGATTTTTTACAAAGTGTGTATCCAAAGTATTCAGACCCCCTTAAAGTTCTGACTCTGTTATATTCCATagtcaatctcatctcatcttcttctGCTTATCCGAGGTTGGGTCGTGTGGGCTGCAGCTTCAGCAGGGGAtgcccagacttccctctccccagccacttcatccgaCTCTTCCAGGAGGATCCCAAGGCATACTCAGGCCAGCCAGGAGAACTAGTCTCCCCAGCACACCCTGTATTGACCCCAGTAGGACTTAGCCCGGAACACCTCGCCAAGAAGGCATCCAGGGGCATCCCAATCAGATGCCCACGCCATCTGATCTGGCCCCTCCATCAGAATGAGCAGTGGCTCTACTCCAAGCCCCTCCTGGATAACCaagcttctcaccttatctaTGGTCAATAATCAATATATATCAAGTTAGTTTATTCGGTTTTGGATCATACTGATTCTCCCAAAAACTATGATGTCAATTATcatatgagatgcaggacaagaAGAATAGAACGCCTTTATTGTAAAAATGATCTTGATGATGAACATAATAGAATTAACACTCCTGGACCCCTCGCTATTCGTCAGGTACTGTGATGGTTCTGacctcatttgtcaaattagTGAGCCTCTGTTTAAGCTTGCGCTGGGATGATTCATGATGTTCCGTTAACTTTTTTAGTTTGACGGTCATGACCTCCAGACTGGCCTCGACTGCATTCACTTTTGCTTCAAAGTCTTTGGCGTCAGTTGCGGCGACAAGCGACTCGTCAATGAGGTTGTCCTTCATCAGGATAGCGCGGCCCTTATCTTCCAGTGCATTCTTAGCATCAGGGTACTCTGTGAGCGCCTCCATCAGGTCATCCTTGGATAAGGCAAACAGATCAGAGTATCCCACACTTCGAATGTTGGCAGTTCTTCGATTCCCCGCTTTACTCCCCTTGATGCCCAAAATACTAATTTCTCCAAAGTAGGCTCCATCACTAAGTACCACAAACTGGGTGACTCCATCATCTGCCACCACAGCTAACTTCCCTTCCTTGATAATGTACATTTCCCTCCCAATGTCCCCCTTCTTGCAGATATAGTCACCAGGGCTAAAGACTTGGGGTTGTAGTTTGAGGACCAACTCCACCAGCAAACCTGCCTCACAATCTTGAAAAATTCGTACTTTACTTAAAGTTTCCAGATGAACATTAATGGCGATCTCAGCCTTGAGCTTATCTGGAAGGTTCTTGAGCACCAGCTTTTCGTCGCACGTTTTCTCCTCCGTCCACAAGTAATCGAACCATTTGACCACTCGAGCCTCAAGATCTTTGGTCACCTTTCGGAACTGCATGTACTGCTTGACTGAATCTATCTTGGCTTGGAACTCTACTCGAGCAGCACCCATGTTGGATATCATAGCACCGACATTGCCTACGATTGTAGCGAAGATCAAGACCCCGGTGAGAAAGTCGGCCACAACAAAGAAATACTCGATATCGCGGACTGGGGGTGGTGTCTCTCCTATAGTGGTCAAGGTCAACGTAGACCAATAGAAGCAGTATATGTACTGCCGGCCAAGACGCTGAAATTCAGCATTCTTTGTTGCCGGATAAACCCACGTATCTGAATCAAAGCCTAGAACCTTGGATATGGCAAAATAGATGCAAGCATTCCAgtgaatgatgatgataatgtaaAGTACAAGATTACCGATCCGGAAAATGTTGGGGAAATTGGTACGTGTCTCGGTTCGGTCAAAGAATTCAAAGAGCCGGGCCAACCTCAAGAGACGATTGAACCTCCACTCTGGATTATTGATTCCGATTTTGATGAAAACAATATCTGTTGGAATTATAGATATGAGGTCTAGTTGAAACTGCCTTGTTTTCCTGTACTTTTCCCTTAGAACTTTCTCCTCTCGTATGAGCAACCCTTGCTCCAAGAAACCTATGAAGGAGAACAGGATTGttgtaaaatgaatgttttttgccCCTTCTTCTGTAAACTGTGCCTGAAGAAGGCCACAAACCTGTTCTACTTCTAACAAAAGTGTCCAAGATATAGAGGGCATCTGAAGTGTAGTCAAGCACCATCCACAATGTCGTGTTGTTGTTCTGCAGTTCATTGAAGCAAGCTCTGCAATGCACCAACATTTGCATTAACTTCATAATGTTCTAAATGAAAATGAACCTGGAGAGCAAAAGTGTCCACACCTGGCCACCAGCAACATGAGATTGTAGAAGACAGGAATGGATATCATGCATAACCAGTAATAGTAGGTATCTGTGGCTGGGTCCATGATCCAGACTTCCTTTCTGACAACAAAACATATACGTATAGCCACAGTCACGCATCTCATTTGAACTGTTTGTCAAAACCTTGGatcttattgaaaaaaaaactagtttgggggtggccaactccggtcttagagagcccctatccagtctgttttccatatctccctcctctaccacacctgaatcaaatgaactcatcagcaagctgtccacaaGTGTGATactgatccagattatttgattcaggtgtattgATGTtggaagacatggaaaacagactggatatggGCTCTTGatgaccggacttggccaccccatGCTCTAGTtgttaaatgaaaaacagcacTACACCCTGTCAAGCCTAATCTAAAACTGTATATTGTCAATAGAGTGACAACAACCATGGCGCGTGACTAAAGAGGCCCCTGTTTGAGGAACTGCTATCATAGTTTGCTGAGTAGGCTGCAATGGAGATGAAAGTGGTGAGTACCCAAGTAGTACTTGCAATCAATAACCTGTTTAAAATAGAAGCTAAAttgtaaattgaaaaaatgatGTGGATTAAGGTTTTGAGTATTCTGGGATACTGTACAAATTGCCGTGGGATGAGTGTTGTTGCCAGATAATAAGGCTCTGTACACATTATAAGGGGTGTGATCTGTCTCAGCAAATCTAAGCATGTATTTCAAATTGGGACCTTGATAATGGGAGATATTTAAAATTTTAGCTGTACAAAATTATGAAGGGTCCTATAAATGGGCTTGCCTTGGGCCCCATTTTCATGTTTAAATCAACATACTAGATCTTGTTGAAACCTAATACGAATGCATTAAGACTGAGACAAATTGTGTCATTTCCTCTGTCTTTCTTGAGGAAAATAGTCATACTTAATAATTAGAATAATTTTGTTTCATATTCTGAATGTTAAGAAACAAAAGTGTGACTTACGGTTCTTCCTTTTTGTCATCTTTCTTGTCATCTTTTTTGTCATCTTTCTTGTCATCTTTCTTGTCGTCTTTCTTGGGTTCTGCCTTCTTGTCATCTTTTTTGTCATCTTTCTTAGGCTCATCTTTCTTGTCATCTTTTTTGCTAAGAAAACAGTTTTGAAGCAACAGCACATATATTATCTTAATTGTGCAATACTAATTGGGTCCTGAAGAGGCACTGTCACAGCCTAATTGCACTGGAAAACGCATGGGAGTTAATCAGTGACATCTTACCCGTCGTTGTTGTTGCAGTTGTTAATGTTATGTTCAGCCAAAGGCCACCTAAAAAGAATATTAGGACAACATATTTAGTCAGTAAACTCACATTTATTATCATACATTTAGACATAATAAAATAAGTAGTTATTACCACAAATCAATAAACCCcaataacatttgttttccCAAATTAAAATTGGGCAAATGTCCAATTTTGATAAACCAAGAAAACTTTGAGTCTAATTCCTCTTTGAACTCAAAGAAAGCTCAGgatgtaatataatattttcAGGTTAATGAATCAATGATCTAACTAGAATTCATTTGATTGTAGATTAGATATTGACAGATTGGTTATCTAGGTTTGAATTTCTCAAGAATATGGCAATATCGTTGAATGATTTGGTTCTATATTTTGTTTCTCTTTCTGTATTGTGCTGCACCTTGCAGACAAATTGGCATTTTGGTTCCATACTTCTACAACTTACCTTTTTCTGGTGTTCTTTGTTCTACAGTAGCTCATATTGAATTCTGTTGGTCTACTTCTGTTCACACCGAAGGGACTCATGTGAACCAGACTAGGGAACAAATTGACCATACGTAATTGATatcaagatttatttttatttttttaaagaagtgtTTAACCGGTACtcattatttttactttctttATGATCCCTGCCTCTGTCGGACTCACCTGGATAGTGGTCCTGTCCCTGTCCCTGCAATGGAGTTCCGAGTCTCtttgtccatctgcaaggaagaggtaaattacaaaaaactgaaatgattaatttttcattttgcttCCATTTGCTTTTGAATATGACATTAGGTTTAGCATCTCACAATAATCACATTAACTGCTCATTTTCAATAAGTTGCTTCACATACACCTGAATGATGGTCTTTACAAGATTGTATTGGTTTAGCCTTGCCAGCTCTGCTCCAATCCTCACTCAGAATATACATAATTTTTCTAATATTAGGATTTTTACATCTCTACCACcccaaccttaaaaaaaataaagtagtttTAAAGTGACTAGAAATCAGAGTGTTCATGACCTTACCTTTATCTGAGTGCTATAATAATAGTCCCATCTTTGTTCCTATTTGTAAATGACCTAAGTCAGAGCAGATATGAGCatatattgttattatataCCTGTATAGGAagggaaaatgaaaaaagagtTGAGATCTTGTCCTGGTGTGAATTAGTCCATATGTGTTCAGGTACTCTGTTATTTCTCAGTCAAGTATGGGAGGGAAAAGACAGATGGTTGAAGGAGGAGCCTAAAGAAGAAACGGATCAGCTTGTTCATGGAATATCTTTAACACCCCAAAAAGAtgagcaattgaaaaaaaacaagcttattTTTCCCTTTAACAATAGATCAATTTCCACTATTAGTAAATTTATTGATTAATCAATTATAGTGTTTCATCTATTTTTACATATTGGAATAAACACAAATTGATTCCGAAGTATAATAGGTACCTCTTTCAAGGCTAGAATTTTAcaagtgtaatatttttatttagtggCAACATCATTAGATCAAGAATAGTGACTGTTGTCAAAAGtgcctatttatttttatccctTCCAGTCAGTGCAAAGCTacttagtgtgtgtgtttgtgtaggcAACCACAGGAGCAGCCACAGGAGGATCCACCAGCAGCTTGAGCTAATCTGAACATAGCTATTTCTATCCTCCCTTTCAATAAACCCCTTCTAAAGctgtaaaccaggggtgtcagactggggttggttcgcgggctgcgttaacgtcaactcgattttatgtgggctagaccactttagatataatatttcaattttttatgaataaatggattaaaagaaatggattaaaagccctggatattcagtttttgatagatctaagactgtttattttagttgttttttaaaatatatttttagattttacaaaatgatttttgaactaaaaacagaaaaaaatgatttaaaaagtattgatttaaaagggaaaaaatcagaaaatgtaatatacaaatatactcttcatttgaatttgatcctaaaacagaaagtcggcactcatgattcactttaccgggccacacagaatgatgcggtgggccagaattggccccgggggccgccactttgacacactgtgAACCATGAGAGCCACTGAAAATGTAATGACAAGATtccgatttttatttttatcaaagaTATAGTGTTCATATGTAATTGTCATCGTATCAATTGGCACTTGTAGTAGAATGAAAAAGTGATACCACATCCTTATCTCATCTCATGTAGTTTAGCTACACAGAAAGTGAGCACTTTCACCAACTTCTGTGTATAGAAACCAGCCTTGAGATCACAAACAATCGCAAACTTCACACCTGCTAACTCTGTTCTCCCTAGTAACCAAATTAACACCTCTCACAGGAGTTGGATGAGTTGGGACATGCCATTCTTGCTTTGTGATGATAATCATCACTAACCTCATTTGCATTCACAGTGCTGTCAGCAGTATTTCATTGCAGTATCATCATTATCCTCATAAGCATGCTTAAAGGAGTGAAGACAAAATTAGACATGTTCctttttgtagatttaaagGCTTCATGTTGATGGAAAGCATCACTCGtcac is from Stigmatopora nigra isolate UIUO_SnigA chromosome 1, RoL_Snig_1.1, whole genome shotgun sequence and encodes:
- the LOC144205331 gene encoding cyclic nucleotide-gated channel alpha-3-like, which produces MDKETRNSIAGTGTGPLSSLVHMSPFGVNRSRPTEFNMSYCRTKNTRKRWPLAEHNINNCNNNDGKKDDKKDEPKKDDKKDDKKAEPKKDDKKDDKKDDKKDDKKDDKKEEPKEVWIMDPATDTYYYWLCMISIPVFYNLMLLVARACFNELQNNNTTLWMVLDYTSDALYILDTFVRSRTGFLEQGLLIREEKVLREKYRKTRQFQLDLISIIPTDIVFIKIGINNPEWRFNRLLRLARLFEFFDRTETRTNFPNIFRIGNLVLYIIIIIHWNACIYFAISKVLGFDSDTWVYPATKNAEFQRLGRQYIYCFYWSTLTLTTIGETPPPVRDIEYFFVVADFLTGVLIFATIVGNVGAMISNMGAARVEFQAKIDSVKQYMQFRKVTKDLEARVVKWFDYLWTEEKTCDEKLVLKNLPDKLKAEIAINVHLETLSKVRIFQDCEAGLLVELVLKLQPQVFSPGDYICKKGDIGREMYIIKEGKLAVVADDGVTQFVVLSDGAYFGEISILGIKGSKAGNRRTANIRSVGYSDLFALSKDDLMEALTEYPDAKNALEDKGRAILMKDNLIDESLVAATDAKDFEAKVNAVEASLEVMTVKLKKLTEHHESSQRKLKQRLTNLTNEVRTITVPDE